In one window of Skermanella rosea DNA:
- a CDS encoding helicase-related protein, giving the protein MAFQHQGQHQGRVTAVLGPTNTGKTFLAIERMLGHRSGMIGFPLRLLARENYDKIVKAKGRHAVALVTGEEKIIPPRAVYFVCTVESMPLDRPVAFMAVDEIQLCADPERGHIFTERLLHARGMDETMFLGADTIRPLIQKLVPRAEFISRPRFSSLTYAGHKKLTRLPPRSAVVAFSATDVYTIAELIRRQRGGTAVVLGALSPRTRNAQVALYQAGEVDYLVATDAIGMGLNMDVDHVAFARLTKFDGHAPRKLRPNEIAQIAGRAGRHMTDGTFGTTGDLNGLDSETVNAVENHQFESLKAIMWRNTALRFESPGALIKSLEQRPPRPELMRARDADDYLSLVALSRDQEIASLATNRGAVRLLWEVCQIPDFRKVLSDAHTRLLSQIYRHLMTPEARLPEDWVAKQVARMDRTEGDIDTLVSRIAHIRTWTYISHRPDWLTDPGHWQAQSRAIEDKLSDALHERLTQRFVDRRSAVLARTLAGGGELLAAVTAAGEVLVEGHHVGRLEGFHFTLDPEVREDDVRAFMSAARRALRDEIGRRVLLLEQAGDDRIDLRPDGILAWDGHPVARLGPGTSVLTPAVIPLHDDLFESGQRDRVRARLGRWVEGFVKDRLAPLFKLREADLSGPARGLAFQLSESLGSLARPDLEPLIAGFSKADRQALNRLGVRLATSQVFMPALIKPRAVETRGLLWAVLHGGHAAMPLPPPTPPAGRVSVATDAVPPGFWEAVGYPPMGPRALRADILERFERELYRRSGEGPLTAAPELAQMIGSTPQDLEGVLAAMGYRRREDEAGAVTWARGKPPRRHQDRKGRRRGAAAKPRAEASADSPFAKLRQIEFMR; this is encoded by the coding sequence GTGGCTTTCCAGCATCAGGGTCAGCACCAGGGGCGGGTTACCGCCGTTCTCGGGCCGACCAACACCGGCAAGACCTTTCTCGCCATCGAGCGGATGCTGGGGCACCGTTCCGGCATGATCGGATTTCCGCTCCGCCTTCTCGCGCGCGAGAACTACGACAAGATCGTCAAGGCGAAGGGCCGCCACGCGGTGGCGCTGGTCACCGGCGAAGAGAAGATCATCCCGCCGCGCGCCGTCTATTTCGTCTGCACGGTCGAATCGATGCCGCTGGACCGGCCGGTCGCCTTCATGGCGGTGGACGAGATCCAGCTCTGCGCCGACCCCGAGCGCGGCCACATCTTCACCGAGCGGCTGCTCCACGCCCGCGGCATGGACGAGACCATGTTCCTGGGCGCCGACACCATCCGGCCGCTGATCCAGAAGCTGGTGCCCCGGGCCGAGTTCATCAGCCGGCCGCGGTTCTCGTCGCTGACCTATGCCGGGCACAAGAAGCTGACCCGGCTGCCGCCCCGGTCCGCCGTGGTCGCCTTCTCCGCGACGGACGTCTACACCATCGCCGAGCTGATCCGGCGGCAGCGGGGCGGCACCGCCGTGGTGCTGGGAGCGCTCAGCCCGCGCACCCGCAACGCCCAGGTGGCGCTCTACCAGGCGGGCGAGGTCGATTACCTCGTCGCGACCGACGCGATCGGCATGGGGCTGAACATGGACGTGGACCATGTGGCCTTCGCCCGGCTGACCAAGTTCGACGGGCACGCGCCGCGCAAGCTGCGACCGAACGAGATCGCCCAGATCGCCGGCCGCGCCGGCCGCCACATGACCGACGGCACCTTCGGCACCACCGGCGACCTGAACGGCCTGGATTCGGAGACGGTCAACGCGGTCGAGAACCACCAGTTCGAGTCGCTCAAGGCGATCATGTGGCGGAACACCGCGCTGCGGTTCGAGAGCCCGGGCGCGCTGATCAAGAGCCTGGAGCAGCGGCCGCCCCGGCCGGAGCTGATGCGCGCGCGGGACGCCGACGACTACCTGTCGCTGGTGGCGCTGTCGCGCGACCAGGAGATAGCCTCCCTGGCGACCAACCGCGGGGCCGTGCGGCTGCTGTGGGAGGTCTGCCAGATCCCCGATTTCCGCAAGGTGCTGTCGGACGCCCATACCCGGCTGCTGTCCCAGATCTATCGCCACCTGATGACTCCGGAAGCCCGCCTGCCGGAGGACTGGGTCGCCAAGCAGGTCGCCCGGATGGACAGGACCGAAGGCGACATCGACACCCTGGTCTCGCGCATCGCCCATATCCGGACCTGGACCTACATTTCCCACCGGCCGGACTGGCTGACCGACCCGGGGCATTGGCAGGCCCAGTCCCGCGCGATCGAGGACAAGCTGTCCGACGCCCTGCACGAGCGGCTGACCCAGAGATTCGTCGATCGGCGCTCCGCCGTGCTGGCACGCACCCTGGCCGGTGGCGGTGAGCTTCTGGCCGCCGTCACGGCCGCCGGCGAGGTGCTGGTCGAGGGCCACCATGTCGGCCGGCTGGAGGGGTTCCACTTCACCCTCGACCCCGAGGTGCGGGAGGACGACGTGCGCGCCTTCATGAGCGCCGCGCGCCGGGCGCTCCGCGACGAGATCGGCCGGCGGGTCCTCCTGCTGGAACAGGCGGGGGACGACAGGATCGACCTGCGGCCCGACGGCATCCTGGCCTGGGACGGCCATCCCGTGGCGCGCCTGGGGCCGGGGACGTCGGTCCTGACCCCGGCGGTGATTCCGCTGCACGACGACCTGTTCGAGTCGGGGCAGCGCGACCGGGTGCGGGCCCGGCTCGGCCGTTGGGTCGAGGGGTTCGTCAAGGACCGGCTGGCGCCCCTGTTCAAGCTGCGCGAGGCCGACCTGTCCGGCCCGGCGCGCGGGCTGGCCTTCCAGCTTTCCGAGTCGCTGGGCAGCCTCGCCCGGCCCGACCTGGAGCCGCTGATCGCCGGCTTCAGCAAGGCCGACCGGCAGGCGCTCAACCGGCTGGGCGTGCGGCTGGCGACCAGCCAGGTGTTCATGCCGGCCCTGATCAAGCCCCGGGCGGTGGAGACCCGCGGCCTGCTGTGGGCCGTCCTGCACGGCGGCCACGCCGCGATGCCCCTGCCCCCGCCCACTCCGCCGGCCGGCCGCGTCTCGGTCGCGACCGACGCCGTGCCGCCCGGCTTCTGGGAAGCGGTGGGTTATCCGCCGATGGGACCGCGGGCGCTCCGGGCCGACATCCTGGAACGGTTCGAACGCGAGCTGTACAGGCGGTCCGGCGAAGGCCCGTTGACCGCGGCGCCCGAACTGGCCCAGATGATCGGCAGCACGCCCCAGGACCTTGAAGGCGTGCTGGCGGCCATGGGGTACCGCCGCAGGGAGGACGAGGCCGGCGCCGTCACCTGGGCGCGCGGCAAACCGCCGCGCCGCCACCAGGACCGGAAGGGCCGGCGCCGCGGTGCCGCGGCCAAGCCGCGCGCGGAGGCATCCGCCGATTCCCCCTTCGCCAAGCTGAGGCAGATCGAGTTCATGCGATGA
- a CDS encoding tellurite resistance TerB family protein — protein MKALLMDADDTARRAGRHSHDEVQLAAATLLVEAARLDDEFGERERARIRDLLEGRFSLSGAEADDLLAEAETVTEGPAQWHRFTSTLKDRFSDQERIQMIEMLWEVVYADGELHDLEASLLRRVGGLLYVSDRDRGAARMRVLQRLGIADSTLEAPTGESSI, from the coding sequence TTGAAAGCACTGTTGATGGATGCCGACGACACGGCCCGGCGGGCCGGGCGGCACTCGCACGACGAGGTGCAACTGGCGGCCGCCACGCTGCTGGTCGAGGCGGCGCGCCTGGACGACGAGTTCGGCGAGCGCGAGCGCGCACGCATCCGCGACCTGCTCGAGGGGCGCTTCTCCCTGTCGGGCGCCGAGGCGGACGACCTGCTGGCGGAGGCCGAGACGGTGACGGAGGGGCCGGCCCAGTGGCACCGCTTCACCTCCACCCTGAAAGACCGCTTTTCCGACCAGGAACGCATTCAGATGATTGAAATGCTCTGGGAAGTGGTCTACGCCGATGGTGAACTGCACGATCTGGAAGCCAGCCTCTTGCGCAGGGTGGGCGGACTGCTCTACGTCTCCGACCGCGACCGTGGTGCGGCCCGGATGCGCGTGCTTCAACGGCTGGGCATCGCCGACTCCACGCTGGAGGCGCCGACCGGAGAGAGCTCGATCTAG
- the htpG gene encoding molecular chaperone HtpG, which yields MSEERLSFQAEVSRLLDMVAHSLYSEKEVFLRELISNASDACDRLRYAALTQPELSADDPDLKIRLLTDADAKTLTVADNGIGMNREDLIENLGTIARSGTAAFMNKLTGDAKKDIGLIGQFGVGFYSAFMVSDKVEVLTRKAGESQGWRWVSDGRGEFTVSEAEDAPRGTRVVLHLKADEGEFLEEHRLRRIVQKYSDHIALPILFGDAADAQALNRASALWTRSRNEITADEYKEFYHHVGHAFDDPWLTLHWRAEGKIEYTSLLFVPSAKPFDLFNPDRRHRVKLYVKRVFITDEAEGLLPPYLRFLRGVVDSEDLPLNISREMLQHNPMLAKIRAGIVRRVLGDLVKKADDAEQAESYASFWENFGAVLKEGLYEDYEHREQLTRLMRFRSTGSDGLVSLDDYVGRMKEGQDAIFYITGDDIEALRRSPQLEGFKARGVEVLLLTDPVDEFWIPSVAEYKEKKFKSVTRGGADLSKIKAESEPEKKDEEKPAENDLGSLVAALKLTLADSVKDVRISERLTDSPVCLVADEGDMDMHLERLLKQHRQLDGGAKRILEVNPTHPLIRRLTGMAAKEGLSDNIEDVAWLLLDQARIVEGEPIPDPAAFSRRLALVMEKGLGLAA from the coding sequence ATGTCCGAGGAACGGCTCAGTTTTCAGGCCGAGGTCAGCCGCCTGCTCGACATGGTCGCGCACTCCCTCTACAGCGAGAAGGAGGTGTTCCTGCGCGAGCTGATCTCGAACGCATCCGACGCCTGCGACCGCCTGCGCTACGCGGCCCTGACACAGCCCGAACTTTCGGCTGACGATCCCGACCTCAAGATCCGCCTGCTGACCGACGCCGACGCCAAGACCCTGACGGTGGCGGACAACGGCATCGGCATGAACCGCGAGGACCTGATCGAGAACCTGGGGACCATCGCCCGGTCGGGCACCGCGGCCTTCATGAACAAGCTCACCGGCGACGCCAAGAAGGACATCGGCCTGATCGGCCAGTTCGGCGTCGGCTTCTATTCGGCCTTCATGGTGTCGGACAAGGTCGAGGTGCTGACCCGCAAGGCGGGCGAAAGCCAGGGCTGGCGCTGGGTCTCGGACGGGCGCGGCGAGTTCACGGTCAGCGAGGCGGAGGATGCGCCGCGCGGTACCCGCGTCGTGCTGCACCTGAAGGCCGACGAGGGCGAGTTCCTGGAGGAGCACCGGCTGCGGCGAATCGTCCAGAAGTACAGCGACCATATCGCGCTGCCGATCCTGTTCGGCGACGCCGCCGACGCCCAGGCGCTGAACAGGGCGTCCGCGCTGTGGACCCGGTCCAGGAACGAGATCACGGCCGACGAATACAAGGAATTCTACCACCATGTCGGCCACGCCTTCGACGATCCCTGGCTGACCCTGCACTGGCGGGCCGAAGGCAAGATCGAGTACACCAGCCTGCTGTTCGTCCCCTCGGCCAAGCCGTTCGACCTGTTCAACCCCGACCGGCGGCACCGGGTGAAGCTGTACGTCAAGCGCGTCTTCATCACCGACGAGGCCGAGGGGCTGCTGCCGCCGTACCTGCGCTTCCTGCGCGGCGTGGTGGACAGCGAGGACCTGCCGCTGAACATCAGCCGCGAGATGCTCCAGCACAATCCGATGCTGGCCAAGATCCGCGCCGGCATCGTCCGCCGCGTGCTGGGCGACCTCGTGAAGAAGGCCGACGACGCCGAGCAGGCCGAATCCTACGCGTCGTTCTGGGAGAACTTCGGTGCCGTCCTGAAGGAAGGCCTTTACGAGGACTACGAGCACCGCGAGCAGCTGACCAGGCTGATGCGCTTCCGCTCCACGGGCTCCGACGGGCTGGTCTCGCTGGACGACTATGTCGGCCGCATGAAGGAAGGCCAGGACGCGATCTTCTACATCACCGGCGACGACATCGAGGCGCTTCGCCGCAGCCCGCAGCTGGAGGGCTTCAAGGCGCGCGGCGTCGAGGTGCTGCTGCTGACCGACCCGGTGGACGAGTTCTGGATCCCCTCGGTCGCCGAGTACAAGGAGAAGAAGTTCAAGTCGGTCACCCGCGGCGGCGCCGACCTGTCCAAGATCAAGGCCGAGAGCGAGCCCGAGAAGAAGGACGAGGAGAAGCCCGCCGAGAACGACCTGGGCAGCCTTGTCGCGGCGCTCAAGCTGACCCTGGCCGACTCGGTCAAGGACGTCCGGATCTCCGAGCGGCTGACCGACAGCCCGGTCTGCCTGGTGGCCGACGAGGGTGACATGGACATGCACCTGGAGCGCCTGCTGAAGCAGCATCGCCAACTCGACGGCGGCGCCAAGCGCATCCTGGAGGTCAACCCGACCCACCCGCTGATCCGCCGGCTGACCGGCATGGCGGCGAAGGAGGGCCTTTCCGACAATATCGAGGACGTCGCCTGGCTGCTGCTCGACCAGGCCCGCATCGTCGAAGGGGAGCCGATCCCCGATCCGGCCGCCTTCTCGCGCCGCTTGGCGCTGGTGATGGAGAAGGGCCTGGGCCTGGCGGCGTAG
- a CDS encoding RNA polymerase factor sigma-32, protein MAHIDDPETQRANLTFIKASMREPLLSRDHEFELARNWREDGNESALHDLVRAYTRLVVSTASRFRNYGLPMGDLVQEGNVGLMQAAARFEPDREVRFSTYAAWWIRSAMQDYILRNWSIVRTGTTAAQKSLFFNLRRLRAKIEDASSNGALTQAGRVKIATELKVEVHEVEAMEMRLSGADQSLNAPISDSSEDDWQDFLADQRPSPEDVVIGMRDSNTRSKWLAEALGELSPRERTIIAQRRLRDDGATLEELGKELGVSKERVRQLEHRAMLKLKESMMRRVELSSDLLLEI, encoded by the coding sequence ATGGCTCATATCGATGACCCGGAAACACAGCGGGCCAATCTGACTTTCATCAAGGCCTCGATGCGGGAACCTCTCCTTTCCCGCGACCACGAATTCGAACTGGCACGCAACTGGCGGGAAGACGGCAACGAGTCGGCACTTCACGATCTCGTCCGCGCCTATACCCGTCTGGTCGTCTCCACCGCGTCCCGCTTCCGGAACTACGGCCTGCCCATGGGGGACCTGGTCCAGGAGGGCAATGTCGGCCTGATGCAGGCCGCCGCCCGGTTCGAGCCGGACCGCGAGGTACGGTTCTCGACCTATGCCGCCTGGTGGATCCGCTCGGCCATGCAGGACTATATCCTGCGCAACTGGTCGATCGTGCGGACCGGTACCACCGCCGCCCAGAAGAGCCTGTTCTTCAACCTGCGCCGCCTGCGCGCCAAGATCGAGGACGCGTCCAGCAACGGCGCCCTGACCCAGGCCGGCCGGGTGAAGATCGCGACCGAACTGAAGGTCGAGGTCCATGAGGTGGAGGCGATGGAGATGCGCCTGAGCGGCGCCGACCAGTCGTTGAACGCCCCGATCAGCGACAGCAGCGAGGACGACTGGCAGGATTTCCTCGCCGACCAGCGTCCCAGCCCCGAAGACGTCGTGATCGGCATGCGGGACAGCAACACACGCTCCAAGTGGCTCGCCGAAGCCCTGGGCGAGCTGAGCCCCCGCGAGCGGACCATCATCGCCCAGCGTCGCCTGCGCGACGACGGAGCCACCCTGGAGGAGTTGGGCAAGGAACTGGGCGTCAGCAAGGAGCGCGTCCGCCAGCTCGAGCACCGCGCGATGCTCAAGCTCAAGGAGTCCATGATGCGCCGGGTGGAACTGTCCAGCGACCTTCTCCTGGAGATCTGA
- the fdxA gene encoding ferredoxin FdxA — protein sequence MPYVVTEQCIKCKYTDCVEVCPVDCFYEGENMLVIHPDECIDCGVCEPECPAEAIVPDTEPDAEKWLELNREYSLQWPNLTRKKDAAPEAEEFKGAPDKFEKFFNPNPGTGN from the coding sequence ATGCCCTACGTCGTCACCGAACAGTGCATCAAGTGCAAATATACCGACTGCGTCGAGGTGTGCCCCGTCGACTGCTTCTACGAGGGGGAGAACATGCTTGTTATCCACCCCGACGAGTGCATCGACTGCGGCGTCTGCGAACCGGAGTGCCCGGCCGAGGCGATCGTCCCGGACACCGAGCCCGATGCGGAGAAGTGGCTGGAGCTGAACCGGGAATATTCCCTGCAATGGCCGAACCTGACCCGCAAGAAGGACGCGGCGCCCGAGGCCGAGGAGTTCAAGGGAGCCCCGGACAAATTCGAGAAGTTCTTCAATCCCAATCCGGGAACTGGCAACTGA
- a CDS encoding CarD family transcriptional regulator, with amino-acid sequence MMNKLEFTAGDFVVYPAHGVGRVEGIETHHIAGQTVTLYAITFEKERMTLKVPVGKAKDSGLRRLSSKDRIKVALETLQGRSRARRAMWSRRAQEYEAKINSGDPVSIAEVVRDLYRGSDQPDQSYSERQIYQAALERLARELAAVEKIDEMKATERLEAVLTKAAA; translated from the coding sequence ATGATGAACAAGCTTGAGTTCACGGCCGGTGATTTCGTCGTCTACCCGGCCCACGGGGTCGGTCGTGTCGAGGGAATCGAAACGCATCATATTGCCGGCCAAACCGTAACGCTTTACGCCATCACCTTCGAAAAGGAGCGCATGACGCTGAAGGTACCGGTGGGTAAGGCCAAGGACTCAGGTCTCCGCCGCCTCAGCTCCAAGGACCGGATCAAGGTCGCGTTGGAGACGCTCCAGGGCCGCTCGCGCGCCCGCCGCGCCATGTGGAGCCGCCGCGCCCAGGAATACGAGGCCAAGATCAATTCCGGCGACCCTGTCTCGATCGCCGAAGTGGTGCGCGACCTTTATCGCGGCAGCGACCAGCCCGACCAGTCCTACAGCGAGCGCCAGATCTATCAGGCGGCACTGGAGCGGCTCGCCCGGGAGTTGGCCGCCGTCGAGAAGATCGACGAGATGAAGGCCACCGAACGGCTCGAGGCCGTCCTGACCAAGGCCGCCGCCTGA
- a CDS encoding DUF938 domain-containing protein, which translates to MMTAAGPDHRRHAPATQRNREPILGVLRRVLPAAGTVLEIASGSGEHAVFLAGSLPDLIWHPTDPDPDNRASIRAWIAETGVTNVTAPANLDAAARAWPVTHADAIVCINMIHISPWPATLGLMAGAGRTLPTGAPLYLYGPYRRDGRHTAPSNEDFDHSLKAQNAEWGVRDLEEVCAAAAGSGLTLDEVIEMPANNLSVVFRRG; encoded by the coding sequence ATGATGACCGCAGCCGGCCCAGACCACCGCCGCCACGCCCCGGCGACCCAGCGCAACAGGGAACCCATCCTGGGCGTTCTGCGGCGCGTGCTTCCCGCCGCCGGCACCGTGCTGGAGATCGCCAGCGGCAGCGGCGAGCACGCCGTCTTCCTGGCCGGCTCGCTGCCCGACCTGATCTGGCATCCGACCGATCCGGACCCGGACAACCGGGCCAGCATCCGGGCCTGGATCGCCGAGACCGGCGTCACCAACGTCACGGCTCCGGCCAACCTGGACGCCGCGGCCCGCGCCTGGCCCGTCACCCACGCCGACGCCATCGTCTGCATCAACATGATCCATATCTCGCCATGGCCGGCGACCCTGGGCCTGATGGCGGGGGCGGGGCGCACCCTGCCGACGGGCGCGCCGCTCTATCTCTATGGCCCGTACAGGCGGGACGGGCGCCATACCGCGCCGAGCAACGAGGATTTCGACCATTCCCTGAAGGCCCAGAACGCCGAGTGGGGGGTGCGCGACCTGGAGGAGGTCTGCGCGGCGGCGGCCGGCTCCGGCCTCACCCTGGACGAAGTCATCGAGATGCCGGCCAACAACCTGTCCGTGGTGTTCCGGCGGGGCTGA
- a CDS encoding RNA-binding S4 domain-containing protein yields the protein MTSEEDRDDDGAATAQELASGRLRLDKWLWYARFFKTRSLAAKLCAAGAVRIGGAPVTKAHHAVRPGDVLTFAQGRHIRIIKVVALGSRRGPAPEAQALYEDLSPPAPETAMARPAERPSGAGRPTKAERRATERLRSES from the coding sequence ATGACATCGGAAGAGGATCGGGACGACGACGGGGCCGCCACCGCCCAGGAGCTGGCATCCGGCCGGCTGCGGCTCGACAAGTGGCTCTGGTACGCCCGTTTCTTCAAGACGCGCAGCTTGGCGGCGAAGCTGTGCGCGGCCGGCGCCGTCCGCATCGGCGGCGCGCCGGTCACCAAGGCGCATCACGCCGTCAGGCCGGGCGACGTGCTGACCTTCGCCCAGGGGCGCCATATCCGGATCATCAAGGTGGTCGCCCTGGGCTCCCGGCGCGGCCCGGCGCCGGAGGCACAGGCGCTGTACGAGGACCTGTCGCCGCCGGCGCCCGAGACGGCGATGGCCCGTCCGGCGGAACGCCCCTCCGGGGCCGGCCGGCCGACCAAGGCGGAACGGCGGGCGACCGAAAGGCTGCGGTCGGAATCCTGA
- a CDS encoding TerC family protein, which translates to MLDILADPQTWASLLTLTVLEIVLGIDNIIFISIMAGRLPPERQARGRQVGLALALVTRLGLLASIAWISTLTNPLFTIGEFDVSIRDLVLIVGGLFLLAKGTTEIHHNLEGEDEEAGGNGTATFTSVVIQIMMLDIVFSLDSVITAVGMAQHLEVMMAAVIIAVGVMLFASGPVSRFVNTHPTVKMLALSFLLLVGVALIADGLHFHIPKGYLYFAIAFSILVESLNLLANRRRRRKRGLAGRPAGSARPAE; encoded by the coding sequence ATGCTAGACATCCTCGCCGATCCCCAGACCTGGGCCAGCCTGTTGACCTTGACCGTGCTCGAAATCGTGCTCGGCATCGACAACATCATCTTCATCTCGATCATGGCCGGGCGGCTGCCGCCGGAGCGGCAGGCGCGCGGACGGCAGGTCGGCCTGGCGCTGGCGCTGGTCACCCGCCTGGGCCTGCTCGCCTCGATCGCCTGGATCTCCACCCTGACCAACCCGCTGTTCACGATCGGCGAGTTCGACGTGTCGATACGCGATCTCGTGCTGATCGTCGGCGGCCTGTTCCTGCTGGCCAAGGGAACCACGGAAATCCATCACAACCTGGAGGGCGAGGACGAGGAGGCCGGGGGGAATGGCACCGCGACCTTCACCTCCGTGGTGATCCAGATCATGATGCTGGACATCGTCTTCTCGCTGGATTCGGTGATCACTGCGGTCGGCATGGCGCAGCACCTGGAAGTCATGATGGCCGCCGTCATCATCGCCGTGGGCGTCATGCTGTTCGCGTCGGGTCCCGTCAGCCGGTTCGTCAACACCCATCCCACGGTCAAGATGCTGGCGCTCAGCTTCCTGCTGCTGGTCGGCGTCGCCCTGATCGCCGACGGCCTGCATTTCCATATCCCGAAGGGCTACCTGTACTTCGCGATCGCCTTCTCGATCCTCGTCGAGTCGCTGAACCTGCTGGCGAACCGGCGGCGGCGGCGGAAGCGCGGCCTTGCCGGCCGGCCCGCCGGAAGCGCGCGCCCGGCGGAGTGA
- a CDS encoding ferritin-like domain-containing protein has translation MGYQHWTLEDLPWDRIDRSKADAEILKIIKAAALVEYNGRDYATYLCNVFNDDPEFQQVARDWAEEEVQHGAALGRWAEIVDPSFSLEDAFRRFTDGYKIKLEATESVRGSRSGELIARCMVETGTSSYYTALGDATDEPVLKEICRRIATDELRHYKLFYQHLKRYMEREDLGRLSRLRIALGRINESEDDELAYAYYAANGSDAPYDRETNTRAYMRRAYAYYRPTHVDRGVAMIFKAVGLKPHTTLYRAATRMAWWYLDSRLKKLTKEAA, from the coding sequence ATGGGCTATCAACACTGGACGCTGGAGGATCTTCCTTGGGACCGGATCGATCGTTCCAAAGCGGATGCGGAGATCCTGAAGATCATCAAGGCCGCGGCTCTCGTTGAGTACAACGGCAGGGACTACGCGACCTACCTGTGCAACGTCTTCAACGACGATCCCGAGTTCCAGCAGGTGGCCCGGGACTGGGCGGAGGAAGAGGTCCAGCATGGTGCCGCGCTCGGCCGCTGGGCCGAGATCGTCGACCCCTCCTTCTCCCTTGAGGACGCCTTCAGGCGGTTCACCGACGGCTACAAGATCAAGCTGGAAGCGACGGAATCGGTCCGTGGATCGCGCAGCGGCGAACTGATCGCCCGCTGCATGGTCGAGACCGGCACCAGCTCCTACTACACGGCCCTGGGCGATGCCACCGATGAGCCTGTGCTGAAGGAGATCTGCCGGCGCATCGCGACCGACGAACTCCGCCATTACAAGCTGTTCTACCAGCACCTCAAGCGCTACATGGAGCGGGAGGACCTTGGCCGGCTGTCCCGGCTGCGCATCGCGCTGGGCCGGATCAACGAGTCCGAGGACGACGAGCTCGCCTATGCCTACTACGCGGCCAACGGCTCCGACGCGCCCTACGACCGCGAGACCAACACCCGTGCCTATATGCGCCGGGCCTATGCCTATTACCGCCCGACCCATGTGGACCGGGGCGTCGCGATGATCTTCAAGGCGGTCGGCCTGAAGCCCCACACCACGCTGTACCGGGCGGCCACGCGGATGGCTTGGTGGTATCTGGACAGCAGGCTGAAGAAGCTGACCAAGGAAGCGGCCTGA